One stretch of Juglans microcarpa x Juglans regia isolate MS1-56 chromosome 3D, Jm3101_v1.0, whole genome shotgun sequence DNA includes these proteins:
- the LOC121254122 gene encoding transcription factor TRY isoform X2: MDRRRRKRANISSTFESEEVSSIEWEVINMTEQEEDLFYRMYRLVGERWDLIAGRIPGRKPEEIERFWIMRHWEGLAAGRRKLHKKESPRSVFAL; this comes from the exons ATGGACCGACGTCGCCGGAAACGAGCCAATATCTCCAGTACTTTTGAGTCTGAAG AGGTTAGTAGCATTGAATGGGAGGTTATAAACATGACTGAACAAGAAGAGGATCTCTTCTATAGAATGTATAGACTTGTTGGAGAAAG GTGGGATTTAATAGCTGGCCGGATTCCAGGCCGAAAACCTGAAGAAATAGAGAGATTTTGGATAATGAGACATTGGGAAGGGCTAGCAGCTGGTCGAAGAAAATTGCACAAGAAAGAGAGTCCCAGATCAGTGTTTGCactttga
- the LOC121253823 gene encoding bidirectional sugar transporter SWEET3 isoform X2 translates to MGDRLRLAVGIMGNAASLLLYAAPILTFSRVIRKKSTEEFSCAPYIIALLNCLLYTWYGLPVVSYRWENFPVVSINGLGILLEFSFVVIYFWFASATGKMKVAVTVTPVILVSCTTFIVSSFAFHDHRHRKLFVGSVGLVASVAMYGSPLVVVAPNLVGCPLSILQLMLYCKYRKRGIMEEPNKWDLEKNDEKSKHLQLATNESTY, encoded by the exons ATGGGAGACAGGTTGCGCTTGGCAGTCGGGATCATGG GCAATGCTGCTTCCTTGTTACTCTATGCAGCTCCCAT ATTAACTTTTTCAAGAGTCATAAGGAAGAAAAGCACAGAGGAGTTTTCTTGTGCTCCTTATATCATTGCGCTATTGAACTGTCTCCTTTATACTTGGTATGGATTGCCAGTTGTAAGCTACAGGTGGGAAAACTTTCCTGTTGTTTCCATCAATGGACTAGGGATTCTTCTCGAGTTCTCCTTTGTAGTCATATACTTTTGGTTCGCTTCAGCTACAGGAAAG ATGAAGGTAGCTGTGACAGTGACACCTGTTATATTAGTCTCCTGCACCACCTTCATCGTCTCATCTTTTGCTTTCCACGATCACCGTCACCGAAAGCTGTTTGTTGGGAGTGTGGGTCTAGTGGCCTCTGTAGCAATGTATGGTTCTCCACTGGTGGTTGTG GCCCCGAATCTGGTTGGTTGTCCTTTAAGTATTCTTCAGCTCATGCTCTACTGCAAGTACAGGAAACGAGGAAttatggaagaaccaaacaaaTGGGATTTGGAAAAGAATGATGAGAAATCCAAACATTTGCAGCTTGCAACTAATGAAAGTACGTactaa
- the LOC121254122 gene encoding transcription factor TRY isoform X1 → MQHKPTSQRAYTYLVTLSCTHVALSEKKPYMDRRRRKRANISSTFESEEVSSIEWEVINMTEQEEDLFYRMYRLVGERWDLIAGRIPGRKPEEIERFWIMRHWEGLAAGRRKLHKKESPRSVFAL, encoded by the exons ATGCAGCACAAGCCTACGAGTCAACGAGCATACACATATCTTGTAA CTCTCTCATGTACGCACGTAGCTCTCTCTGAAAAGAAGCCATATATGGACCGACGTCGCCGGAAACGAGCCAATATCTCCAGTACTTTTGAGTCTGAAG AGGTTAGTAGCATTGAATGGGAGGTTATAAACATGACTGAACAAGAAGAGGATCTCTTCTATAGAATGTATAGACTTGTTGGAGAAAG GTGGGATTTAATAGCTGGCCGGATTCCAGGCCGAAAACCTGAAGAAATAGAGAGATTTTGGATAATGAGACATTGGGAAGGGCTAGCAGCTGGTCGAAGAAAATTGCACAAGAAAGAGAGTCCCAGATCAGTGTTTGCactttga
- the LOC121253823 gene encoding bidirectional sugar transporter SWEET3 isoform X1: MGDRLRLAVGIMGNAASLLLYAAPILTFSRVIRKKSTEEFSCAPYIIALLNCLLYTWYGLPVVSYRWENFPVVSINGLGILLEFSFVVIYFWFASATGKMKVAVTVTPVILVSCTTFIVSSFAFHDHRHRKLFVGSVGLVASVAMYGSPLVVVKQVIHTKSVEFMPFYLSFFSFLASSLWMAYGLLGHDLFLAAPNLVGCPLSILQLMLYCKYRKRGIMEEPNKWDLEKNDEKSKHLQLATNESTY; this comes from the exons ATGGGAGACAGGTTGCGCTTGGCAGTCGGGATCATGG GCAATGCTGCTTCCTTGTTACTCTATGCAGCTCCCAT ATTAACTTTTTCAAGAGTCATAAGGAAGAAAAGCACAGAGGAGTTTTCTTGTGCTCCTTATATCATTGCGCTATTGAACTGTCTCCTTTATACTTGGTATGGATTGCCAGTTGTAAGCTACAGGTGGGAAAACTTTCCTGTTGTTTCCATCAATGGACTAGGGATTCTTCTCGAGTTCTCCTTTGTAGTCATATACTTTTGGTTCGCTTCAGCTACAGGAAAG ATGAAGGTAGCTGTGACAGTGACACCTGTTATATTAGTCTCCTGCACCACCTTCATCGTCTCATCTTTTGCTTTCCACGATCACCGTCACCGAAAGCTGTTTGTTGGGAGTGTGGGTCTAGTGGCCTCTGTAGCAATGTATGGTTCTCCACTGGTGGTTGTG AAGCAAGTCATACATACAAAGAGCGTGGAATTCATGCCGTTCTACctatcttttttctctttccttgcTAGTTCACTTTGGATGGCTTATGGACTACTGGGCCATGATCTATTTCTTGCG GCCCCGAATCTGGTTGGTTGTCCTTTAAGTATTCTTCAGCTCATGCTCTACTGCAAGTACAGGAAACGAGGAAttatggaagaaccaaacaaaTGGGATTTGGAAAAGAATGATGAGAAATCCAAACATTTGCAGCTTGCAACTAATGAAAGTACGTactaa